In Plasmodium coatneyi strain Hackeri chromosome 5, complete sequence, a genomic segment contains:
- a CDS encoding KIR protein, translating into MSSETELFRDILPSKTGFYDKFDVGIKKCGDGCTDNVSGTLNSITNEGRRDKIKNAWYYVNYMYKDRDNAKTTAPCYFLYFWIGNKLSELPAEANFKGILFTICSLIKDIYGNPECKDICANIDEVTFKNRKILFDFWYDHPTVLTLLEHSGPKGITKCQSYLQDVSIAYEAVKVSCTNGGSYDYCKKFWNNHKSGIEEKLSKLKSELKSLQDSIAHEAQTAQSKLEDAVRSATTTSSITSIFGTLATIGTPFLLYKVRIQNLILKTPFPINLSSVQYKPWSSLFGKHSGNGRKNTRKKRTIGRNFGSSIEDTLTEYSTDYSTIDGTVSSAAHARPSTTGASAKGRAGGNNERGHRNNIGYQNM; encoded by the exons ATGTCATCAGAAACA GAACTATTTCGGGATATTTTACCTTCAAAAACAGGCTTCTATGATAAATTCGATGTgggcataaaaaaatgtggagaTGGTTGCACAGATAATGTAAGCGGGACTCTAAATTCAATTACTAATGAAGGTCGCAGGGATAAAATTAAGAATGCATGGTACTATGTTAACTACATGTATAAAGACAGGGACAATGCGAAGACTACTGCCCCTTGCTATTTCCTATATTTCTGGATAGGAAACAAATTATCTGAGCTCCCTGCGGAAGCCAATTTCAAGGGTATCCTATTTACTATCTGTTCATTAATAAAAGATATATATGGGAACCCAGAATGTAAAGATATATGCGCTAATATTGACGAAGTCACTttcaaaaatagaaaaatccTATTCGATTTCTGGTACGACCATCCTACTGTACTAACACTGTTAGAGCATAGTGGGCCTAAGGGTATTACGAAATGTCAAAGTTACCTGCAGGACGTAAGTATAGCATATGAAGCCGTAAAGGTAAGTTGTACGAACGGGGGATCATATGAttactgtaaaaaattttggaataATCATAAGTCAGGCATTGAAGAGAAACTATCAAAATTGAAATCTGAATTAAAATCATTACAAGACAGTATAGCGCACGAAGCACAAACAGCACAATCCAAACTAGAAGATGCTGTACGTTccgccaccaccacctcttcAATCACTTCCATCTTTGGCACTTTAGCAACAATAggtaccccttttttattatacaaagtaagaaTCCAAAACTTAAtattaaaa acccctttcccTATAAATCTTTCTTCcgttcagtataaaccatggtcttccttGTTTGGTAAAcattctggaaatggaagaaaaaacacaagaaaaaaaagaacaattggGCGGAACTTTGGTTCGTCCATAGaagacaccttaacagaatattccacagattATTCAACAATAGATGGAACAGTAAGCTCTGCTGCACACGCGAGACCATCTACCACAGGAGCGTCTGCCAAAGGAAGGGCAGGAGGAAATAATGAACGGGGTCACCGGAACAATATAGGTTACCAAAacatgtaa
- a CDS encoding SICA antigen translates to MVCSMENKVCGMVNEVKIWKDIEDVLKDMLKNVQKDAPEINSLCGDYKEDSGGIVARNRGKDLCKMLIKIIYWIDGLIEKEEKIGHKKWNWKWERRKDIKEEDWELQAYLRCILGKITMTKMLATHCDMDRVTPIVTGAIEGTLLQKGVQAEHEKCDEIDFRSLNIGKKFFWEEIDKWIKQETREGGGIRKIKSDGEKCVGTAPTKKTSADAVVKKKNVVKLLGSGDPNELQELIEKDTKLPKEVLNKVVEKIQKKLEKKKGAQYKCPKRTITKDGFVDDDEELTIGEWFTAFSNNVSEDDKMNFGEWDTLRAVCDDLYSVQSDMSKYNSFCEIMVRNLLLVTEVGNQYKNEDGKTPCEKKVKNIPLCNLLKVWMEYMRFLCAPEEVMKHVFEAVEPVRAILHPGGNYAKCEYGTYAINYRGQTDMLEKVWKLLHDSVISGRVGIVTKHTWCTDYRTRKDRIRAPTGDGLSRADKGAQSQGINGNAGLKNLEELLEKIRGPMEEERQAELKFLEQTIQTVIQEEQQKQQQQPQGPPPPPPPPPNPGDQGTVSGGEEGERGVFKPSEAPAPVTKKEEPGEPPDKVTTAPKDSVQEQPGKDTSSPKRTPSKEDCKDNTVDAGVDPGACFDDLDNDLPIGPSPPAPSNEHHEATGDTGPKGVAGSSPVPALVVPGQDDLPLPNPPQRKLNLNFKEKSDESYNAFGGGGKDNKQTENSAGSSSRQAPDGPPTTVTATTTSSAGSISTNRTSDPGRGGTGGSPPAPVPLIQKNDHPSDLLTPYLPTIPVFLGISAMSYLLWKYFFLGKKRKRYRRAHQVRGSPTLEEQLLPHVDDQAHGPHEYTLIKKGRQPRSVSMGTKKPKKLVDRRGVGRRTIIDIHLEVLDECQKGDTKLVQEDFFEILVQEFMGCEFIKEKNVPEEQVPSSDSGFRGEDFVSKDDVPKEQVPSSDSVFRV, encoded by the exons ATGGTGTGTTCTATGGAGAATAAGGTGTGTGGTATGGTGAATGAG gttaaaatatggaaagaCATTGAAGATGTGCTTAAAGACATGCTTAAGAATGTTCAGAAAGATGCCCCAGAAATAAACTCACTGTGTGGTGATTATAAAGAGGACAGCGGAGGCATAGTGGCTAGGAACAGAGGAAAGGACTTGTGTaaaatgttaataaaaataatatattggATTGATGGACTGATAGAGAAAGAGGAGAAGATAGGGCATAAGAAGTGGAACTGGAAgtgggaaagaaggaaagacaTCAAAGAAGAAGATTGGGAACTCCAAGCCTATCTTAGATGTATATTAGGAAAAATAACTATGACAAAAATGTTAGCGACTCACTGTGATATGGACAGGGTTACTCCAATTGTGACGGGAGCCATAGAAGGAACTTTGTTACAGAAAGGTGTCCAGGCGGAACATGAAAAATGCGATGAAATCGATTTCAGGAGTTTAAatattgggaaaaaatttttttgggagGAAATAGATAAATGGATAAAGCAAGAAAcaagagaaggaggaggaataagaaaaataaagagtgatggggaaaaatgtgTAGGAACTGCACCAACTAAAAAAACGAGTGCAGACGCAgtagtgaagaaaaagaatgttGTTAAGTTATTAGGATCTGGGGATCCGAATGAATTGCAGGAATTAATAGAGAAGGACACTAAATTACCGAAGGAGGTATTGAATAAAGTggtagaaaaaatacaaaagaagttagaaaaaaagaaaggagctCAATACAAATGTCCCAAACGTACAATCACTAAAGATGGATTTGTCGATGACGACGAAGAAC TCACCATTGGGGAATGGTTCACGGCATTTTCCAACAATGTGTCTGAGGATGACAAAATGAATTTTGGGGAGTGGGATACACTGCGTGCCGTATGTGATGATTTGTATAGTGTTCAAAGTGATATGAGTAAGTATAACAGTTTCTGTGAAATTATGGTAAGGAATTTACTTTTAGTAACGGAAGTTGGAAATCAATATAAAAACGAAGACGGAAAAACACCATGtgagaagaaagtgaaaaatattcctctATGTAATCTCTTAAAAGTGTGGATGGAATATATGCGGTTTTTGTGTGCACCGGAAGAAGTCATGAAACACGTCTTCGAGGCAGTAGAACCAGTTAGGGCAATACTTCATCCAGGTGGGAACTATGCTAAGTGCGAATATGGGACGTATGCTATTAATTATAGAGGACAGACGGATATGTTAGAGAAAGTTTGGAAGCTTCTACACGACAGTGTTATTAGTGGAAGGGTAGGCATTGTTACTAAACATACATGGTGTACTGATTATAGGACAAGGAAGGATCGGATCCGTGCACCTACAGGTGATGGTCTTAGCCGTGCCGATAAGGGCGCACAGAGTCAAGGTATCAATGGTAATGCTGGTTTAAAAAACTTAGAAGAACTcttagaaaaaattagggGGCCAATGGAGGAAGAGCGGCAAGCAGAGCTGAAGTTTCTGGAACAAACCATTCAGACAGTCAtacaagaagaacaacagaaacaacaacagcagcctCAAGGACCACCCCCTCCTCCACCACCGCCCCCCAACCCTGGCGACCAAGGAACGGTTAGTGGAGgagaggaaggggaacggGGGGTGTTTAAACCAAGCGAAGCACCGGCACCTGTCACTAAGAAAGAAGAACCAGGGGAACCACCTGACAAAGTTACTACGGCTCCGAAGGACTCTGTTCAGGAACAACCAGGTAAGGATACATCATCTCCTAAGCGTACTCCCAGTAAGGAAGATTGTAAGGACAACACTGTGGATGCCGGTGTAGATCCTGGTGCATGCTTCGATGATCTTGACAATGATTTGCCAATAGgaccttccccccctgctcCTTCCAATGAACATCATGAAGCTACTGGAGACACTGGTCCTAAAGGTGTTGCAGGCAGTA GTCCTGTTCCTGCCCTAGTAGTTCCTGGTCAGGATGATCTGCCCTTACCGAACCCACCCCAACGGAAATTAAACCTgaattttaaggaaaaaagcgaTGAATCCTACAATGCATTTGGCGGAGGTGGCAAGGACAACAAGCAGACTGAAAATAGTGCCGGTTCTTCCTCTAGACAAGCTCCAGATGGTCCTCCAACAACAgtaacagcaacaacaacatcatcaGCTGGAAGTATTTCAACAAATAGAACAAGTGATCCAGGGAGGGGGGGAACCGGAGGCTCCCCTCCTGCTCCAGTCCCACTTATTCAAAAGAATGACCACCCTTCCGACCTCCTTACCCcctaccttcctaccattcctgtgtTCCTTGGTATTTCTGCAATGAGCTACttactttggaag tattttttcctcggtaaaaaaagaaaacgttaccgaagagctcatcaagtacgtggttcTCCAACAttggaagaacaactccttcctcatgtggacgaccaggcacatggtccacatgaatataccttaatAAAGAAAGgcagacaaccaagatctgttTCAATGGGAAcgaaaaaaccaaaaaaactTGTCGATCGCCGTGGTGTAGGTCGAcgtaccattattgatattcatttagaagtcttagacgaatgtcaaaaaggggacactAAACTGGTtcaggaagacttttttgaaattttggttcaagaattcatGGGATGTGaattcataaaagaaaaaaatgttcctgaggaacaggttccaagttcagattccgggtttaggggcgaagactttgtttctaaggatgatgttcctaaggaacaggttccaagttcagattccgtgtttagggtgtag